From the Cucumis sativus cultivar 9930 chromosome 5, Cucumber_9930_V3, whole genome shotgun sequence genome, the window CATGCAAAGGAAAATAACCTGGAATACAGATCGTTAGGGCTAGTATCATTTGAAGCTCTCCACTTCCTCTCACCAAATGATGAATTAATCTTTGCTGATCGTATCCGCTCATACAATGTCTGCCAAATCAATGAAATGAGGTTAAATTGTCAGTGTTGAGTGTAATGGGAAAGTCAAAGGCAAATTCATCATTAATctcattaaaataaagaactcCGAAACAATCAGTTCAAATTTATGAACCTTACTCGGTGAAGTctaaaaagaacataaaaggAGTCATTTCCATAAAAAATCCGGGAGTTCTTTTTATCATCCCGTAATGCCAATGGGATATACTTAGCAAGCGGCTTCACGTTGAGAAGAAAACGTTCCGAAAAGGGTAACACTGTTCCATCACCCTCAGCACTATGGGCATCATCCATTCCTTCAGCCTCCCCTTCACTCTCAACCTTACTATGATGGTCATTATGACCCCTGTCTTCCTGCCCTTCACGAGTACTGTCCTCTCCATCAATAGACTCAGTTCCAGAGATATCACAATTCTCAGAACCATTTTCGCTGTCTTCTGATGACCGCCGAGCACTTTCCTCCCCTTCATCATCAGCATCTATATGAGTTTCTCTTGTCACATCCCTGCAAGATATCTTGTCTGTGTGTGCTCTGAAACATTGCCTGCCTGCAGCACTGTCTTTTGCTTTATCAAGACTACCTTCttgataatttgaaaagttatcTTCTAATTCTCCAGTTGGTGATAGTTCACCctcttctctctctatctttGAGTGCCCAtcacatttttcattgaaaCTAGGAGCATTTGAGCCTTCTGCCATCACACCATTAGACAAAAGTGGCCTTGATGAACAACCCCCCTGATGTAGCCAGAAAACTTTTCAGCTTGCAGACTTGCACAAAACTTATTAATCTCTATGCTAGATcgtactttattttattatgcaGGCATTTGATTactataaagaaaaaaaaaggctaaaacaaattattaagaaGGATAAAATTTTTTCccaaaagaaggaaagtgaaagctaaaacaaaatttccaatgatcctttttaaattaaaaaattgaggcCAAATTATAAAACAGTGAGCAAAATCAAAACAGTTACATATATTAGGGATATGGGATAAGGGATATTTTGCGTAAGTTGGACTTTCCTTAgatgtaatataaaaattttaaactttaggGATCATTTGATAATCACTTCGTTGCAACAAAGTTCTTTGAGAGCCAGTTCagttttttcgtttttgttttttaaagctttttattataagtaaatttcaaaaaccaaaaacagtagtttttaaaaatagatttttgttttccagaaatttatttttcttctaaactcACATTTTCCTCTTTCCAACAGTTTTTTTCTAACCTTTTTCCCTCCCTAATAATACcctatataatttttttcctctctaaTTTTTTCACCACTCTTCCTTAAATGTTCACATTTATCTAACTTTTTTCCCAtaatcttctctctctctcacttacttatttctaacttttctctctgtaataaataaaagagttttcttcactttaaattatttccctttaatttttctttattttcctcATTTACACATTTATCTAAGAATTTACTTCtttaacaataaaacatattatttactCATAACGTCTCTCtctaaaacttcttttttatttaactttattttctctaaaatttatctctttccttcaaatttttattcgTTTTTTTCTAGCAAATAGTGATGTTGAACATATATTTCCCCTCAAACACATCTCTATCTAATTTTtcactaaataaataattttctttcctgcCTCTAACTACtatgttttacttttctttctaaacatTTGCACCCACGtgtccaaaattttatttacatatcTCCACAAATTTTTCTCTCCCCTTCCCTTTTTGAGGTCACTTTCTAAGTTTAttaatgaaagtttttttttcccgtttttttggattttataaGATAGAAAATATGGGAGAGGAAACCCCTACAATTAATCTCAAAGCACCgtgataataaatatataaagttccTCAAAATAATGTGTCtataaaatatcatcaaaacaAAAGTGTTAAGACTGTGTGGTATACGTACGTTCTTTGTTTGGATAAGAGTGTGTAAGGTATCTCCTTACTAAATTTAGTATTACTAAATACCATGAGTAAAGAGAGCTTAACCTCTCTTTCCCCAGACTACTGACCAGTACTAAAAGCCTACCCTATATGACCAATCCTCTCATCCTTACAAGCTAGTGGACCCCTCCCATGTAACTAACTTTCATTTGAACTCCCCTTTTTACCCCTTCTAGAATATCTCAGTAGAATTGCTGACCTAACAGAGTGCCATGAATATTTTCACCATGGATTTATTTAGTAACTAACCTTAAatgccaatttttttttaaataaaaaaagcatAAGGCAAGTTctgataaaaagaatttttgcTGCACGATTGGGCCGTACCTGTGATGATGCTAACTCAAGCCCTTTATCAACACCACCATTCCAAGTTCTGGATGGAGTAGAGCGCAGCCCTTGAACAACCAAAAGACAAACATTAGATTGCAGTagttagaaaaaaatgcagatgaaaattgaacaaattaatttgaagataTCAATTGGAAGCATTCTGCAAACCTGATGCAGTTTCTATAGTTACTTTCCCCTTCCCTTGTTCGAGCACAGAGCTAACCAACACATTGGATTTTACCAACCTCTCATTAGAATCGTCTTGATTTTCGTTGAACTGCAATTTACGGAGACTATCCACCTTGCTGTCAACACGATTTGCTTTgtgaaaactattttcttcaatACAAGAATCTCCGTTCATGGGCCAAACCCTGCAAGGGCTTGATTGTTTAGGTTGAACACCTCCTACTTCAATTCTGGGAGGATCTCGCAGCTTAGACTCATCACCTCCAACAGTATGGCTACTGCTAACCCCTACCATACCAATTGCAGTACCTCTAACtgcaaaattattttctctaatGATTTCTTTGGAAACCTCGGAACTCAAGGGCCGTGAAGCAATACCAAGCATGGGCTCCAGGAAGGTTGTCCAAATTTTCATAGCTTTATCAGACTGATCTGTGGAGCATAGTTCTCTACAggaatatttaattagatgATAGAGATCTTCATGAATATCTTGATCAGGGTAgtcaaattccaaatttggAATTATAGGTCGTTTATTTTCTGCAGTAATAGTGAGCAGTACATCCTCTTCCTTATGcttcttttcattaatttccTTGATCTCTGATAACAAAGCTGCAAATAACATGCATAAAGCAAATGAGAAATGGAGAGACTACTTGCAGTATACATTTTTTGCTTGCATTTGCAATTTACCTTTTGTGCTTAAGCTCTTTGTATCCTGCTGCTTGAAATAGAAGCTACGATGATCAAGAGATTTCTGATAattcttgaaatatatttCAGCCCAAACCTTATTAAAATCGGATCGACACCGTGCCCACTCTTCTTGTTTTTGCTTCAAGCGGGTTAATATAACAGGGAGAGAAAGTGGAGCATTCTTCCTTAACACATCCATCACATCAAGGCCATGATCACCATATAAGCGTTCAATGCATCTCAAATTAAGTGCTGCTAGAATGAaagttttggaaatttctAAGAACGTAATTTTTTCTAATGCCAACATGATGATTGAGCTCATTAAAGATCTTGTAAATATCATCAATAAGATTACCTGTTAAATGATCTTCAATATGGACTGGACTGTCTGACAAGttgattttttctaataagtCTTCAACCCGCTTGGATGTTACATTAACAGACTCTAACAACATATCCAATTCAAACCTACAAGCATATACAGAAGACACAGCTAATTATCTGTTGGAATAAAACTTccaaaaggaagagaaaatagTGAAAATACTTCATAATATAAGTTGGGATACTTATAACAGAGCATAGATCAATCgagatgaataaaaaattcaacttgATGATAGATTTAATGACAAAACGTCAAGCTTAAGAATTCGCATGAAACAATGAATGCAAATAACTGCCTATATCCAATCACGTTAGCATAATAAGCCCTCAAACTTTGATTCCATCTGTTAACTCAACAGATATaaagtgaagaaaataaataaaccaatcTCAGTTGAGGTTCAACCTGTCATCCTCACAACGAAAGAGGCTTTCTTCATACTGATTTTTGCGCATGTGCTTAAAAGAGTAATCCTCACTTCCTGAAGTGACAGAAACCCAATGATCATTTAAAACTTGATCACCAATTTCTGTTCTCTGGCTAGCAAAGGGTATTGGATACTGCACACAAATTACcaacaaggaaaaaaacaCACGCCAGAATCAAAATATCagtttataataatagtttttttatgcaaatataataacaGTTATTTTACTTCTTACATTCTTTGGGAGAAGACGGTAACTGGGAGTACACCGCTCACAGTTAGAGAGGTCAAGTTCATTGATAGGTTTCCCAAAATATTTGTCCTTACTAGAAAATAAAGACATCTTGTGGCTACCAACATCATTATGGCCAAAAGCAACACTTTTTTCAAGTCTATCCCTTTCTCGATTTCCATGGTCACGGTCTTTAAAACCATCCTCCCTTTCATGATCTCGATTTCTGTCCTTCTCTTCTACCTTCGCTAATCTTGGTAAACTACCTTCATTCCACAAGGATTCTGTGGCATAGTAACAATTCTTTAATGTTCAATATTGTCTCTTGCAAGTATATgggaaagggaaaagaaacaTAGCAGGGCCACATGTCTGAGAAAATTTCCATTTATTCACTGATACTAGCACAAAGGAGCAAGGCAATCACTTCACTTACTTTTACTCATAATATCTGCTAGAAGCCCATCTGCAGGATAGTAATTGACATGGTTATCATTAAAGCAATACAGCATCAACATCAGGTAATATATTAGTATGCTAGCAGTTACCAGTTCTGTCACAAAGTATCATAAATTCACCAAAAGCATCCATAAGGTCTGGATATCTTCCAAGTAAATCTCTCACCTGATTAAGGATGAATGCGAACGAACATAGTTAATGTAGTATTCATTTTCCTAAAACCATCAAAGGTTTTCATAGTATAAAGAACATGACTAAACAGCACGAGAAATAAAATCAGTAGTGATCAAATTGGTCCTACTACTTCCAACCACCACGAAATAACCTCCAAATTCTCTTCTCTCACCAAGTGCTCGAGAGTTGTTATGTTCCTTGTGTCTTTTATACTGGGTCATGCAGGAAAAGAGAGCTAAGAATTGCACTAAGATCCTCTTTATTAAATGAGAACGGATTTGAAggacaaaagaataaaagtatACAATATATGGTAGATTCAAATATCTCATATTTACTAAACAtaatttagaatcaaagttCAAATGGAATCAATGTGATAGTACATACTTATTAGTTACTTTTGTTGGTTAAATATATCATTCGGTCCTACACAATCTTGCAATTTTGTCTCTATATTTTAAAgggaaattttgttttttatccCTAAGGTTTAGACTTTGTTCTATTTAGTCTCTGTCGTTTCAAAATGAACACTTTAGCccttaagaaaatataaaataaaaaatcagtTTCAGACCCAAATGAAAGATGAATTATGGTCTTCAAAACCGATGAAAGATGAATTATTGTCTTATTAATCAGCTTCTCCAACTCCAACACATCTTCCCAGTTTTTCCACTCCGATTAGTGAAAAATCGACATCGACAGACAACAGTCATCACCATTTCATTCGCATAATCTCACCCTCTCTAATGGGGCATTTTGTCAAATCAATAGAAATCATCCTCGAACAGAGACCTCAAGCCATATCTTTGACATAGAGTTTTGCAGCAATAGCTTCAAAATCTTAGAGGTCCATTGCTTGACTTCTCCTAATGATGCTCGATATTGCCAGAAAACAATACCACCCTTAAATCTGCCCACATCACCCCACGTTCACCGGAGAACAAGACCACTCCATGGGTCTTTCTATGTGGGTTCATCGTTGTTCTCAGCAGAGGGTCACTGgtgtagaagaagaaactggGTGGGGTGGGGTGGGGTGAAAGGAGGGCCTGCGTAATGTTTAACAGGAAGAGGGATAGTTGCCTTTTTACCTTTCATAAAACACGGAGTATACTTGAGGACTAACACTAAGGAAAAACAATCATTGTTCTTAAGTTGTAAATATGGCCAcatcaatatataaattaaatgagatatcAATTCAATGgtgtaaaagagaaaaggtgCTTCCAAATTCATTCATTGTTGCTATACATTTGCAATGCTGTGAGTTTCTTCCATGGATAATTACAATAACACAATTCTTATGAGCCAATATATTCAACAAGACAAGAGTAATACACTTTTAGAGTCATAGATATATATCATACCAAAGAATGCAGTTCTGATCGAGTGATTATTTCCTTGTCGAATATGTCAAGACATTTCACAAATTCTTGGTAAACATCAACATTTGGTAACTTCAGCCTTACCTTCTCAATAAAAGACATACCTGTCatgaaatatacaaattagAGGAtgcaaaaacagaaaaagcaaatagattatcaaaaaaaaaaaaaatctaccaAGTATAAGGACATGGTTATAGCTCTGGTTGCTTTAATCAAATACAATCTACAGATCCCAAAGAGAATGTGTgcgtaaaaattaaaatttaacattttgctTTAGTTAATAGGGTGTGCAGTGAAAGCTACGTGCAGGCAaacttttagttaaattaaagaaataaaacttcagtattttaacatattcacttttcatttttttctcatcgGGAAATGAACAACACTCTATAAAGTTACCTTCCCCACTTAGATGCCATTTCACTGAAGTCGTATCTTCAACTCTAACAGAAGATTTCCTCTTCTGTGAAAAACTTTGCATGCTGATGTCCTTACTGCTATCATGCTcgataaattttttatcaatttccCTACACTGTTCCATACTATCTGTGTTGTCTCTCCTATCCTTCTCTTTTTCGCTGTGCTGACATTTCTCTTTATCGCCTTTGATAGTAACTCTAGCATGGTCACAATCAGGATGATTGACACCAATGTCATGGTCAGTATGTGGAGTCGTTGCCCTCTCCTTCTGTTAATGgtaaacacaaacaaaatattggcCAAACAATTGGAAAAAGTGAGAATGTTATAAAACCATGAACATTTTAAGACCGTGTCAATAAGTACTTGTTGAATAGGTGGTATGGAAGAATTTCTATCACGAAGGACAGAATTCCTCATAGATGACACGTGATTATTTGAGGTTGTGGCTGAAGCATCAGGCAGAAAATGAACAAACTCCCTAAGAAGGTCTGGGTGGTCTTGCAGCAGTGCAGAAACCTGAAAAGGCaaaaattttcatgaaaagttttaagagcaacaaaaaaagagaaatttagaGAATAACAGCCAAATGAGGCATTAATGCAATGCGTAAACATACCTCCCGGTAGACCTCACTTATAGACTTGTTTTCCTTCCtgtacaaattcaaaatttctaaaaatgacTTGTATACATGGTTATCACCTTCAAACCGTGTCTGCAtgtacaaaaaagaaaaaaggaaatctACATATAATGCAGGAAAGTGAAAAGAAATCACAtcaaaatatgtcaaaatgCGACTTTTAATTACCTTAATCTTACCGACGAAGTTGATAGCTTCTTCAAATTGAACAGGCTTCTTCTTTTGAGGAGGTGTTTCATCCTCAAGAGGACAAGTTATTGCATATCCTTTTGGCAAAAACGTATTAAAGCCCAAAATCAGGTCACGATGACCTTTGAATAGCTGCTTCACTCTTGCTATGACACCGACAGTATCAATTCTACAAACAGATAACATCAAAACAGATCATTTAACATATAAGCGAAAACTTATTAACAAAAAGCACACATTTTAATGTAGCCAAACCTTTGGGCCTTGAATTCTTTCATGACTTCAAGAAaatcttcatatttttccttcttgtcTCGGAAGATGTCCTTCACATTCTTAAGATATTCTAGGGCATCATTCGTCGTTAGTTTTTGCAAACTCCCACCTCCTACCATCTGGCTCTGCACAGTTCTTCATTTACAAAGCGACAAACAGAAAAGTAGAAAGATCTGTTAATTACGATGATCTATAGAACTCGCTGCTGAACCAGTCTcaagataaaaatattgtacAAAACAAGCGCCTCtcatcaaataatttgaaaaaccaTGGGTCCTGATCATACTATTCATTCAGATAGATTCGTTAAATGGAAATCATCAAGcataaatcaaatatgtttCGCATCAAgttatgcaaaaaaaaaaaaaaaaagaactgtCAGAACTCATAAGATTGTTCAAGGAGAAAACGAAGTGAAAGGAGAAAGCAAACTCAACACGCAGAAGTCTAATcccttgaaaaagaaagaaagaaatcaataCTGGTgcagaaaattgaaaaaatgataaacCAAATACATTAAACATATCAAAGATAAACATACGATTCTCCTCTAGAGGGAAATACAGGACGCTGGAGCTGTGATTCCATGTTTACATCTTCTCTAGACCTCTTCATCGCTGAAGCTAAGTATTTGTTGTGAAATAACAAATCATGCCCCAAGTTGGATTAGAACCAAAATCGTAGAGGTCACACTCGTTGGTTCAAAGAAGAGCGGCAAGGAAGCAGCAGATCTAAACAACAGAATGAAGGgaaaaagttagaaaagtAGAAAGGAGAAACGATTGGGAAGGTGTAGATGGATCACCAAGAGATTAAGAAAAtcgtaaaacaaaaaagattgaatGTTGATGGGAAGGATGATAAAGTTAtaggaggagaagaaaaaggattaCGTGAAGAAAATTTGAGATGGATCGCGGAGTTTGTGTGAATGAGCAAGAGTTTGTGCAGTACCAAAGTTTGTGAGGGAAACGcaatgaagaaggaagaaaactgaatgagaagaagaagaagaagaagaagaaaagaagaagaagaagaaggaatgaAGGAAGGAAGCTTTTTGAAGATTATGCGATTTTCTAACAACCTTAGGTGAAGAAACTATTATACTTTAAACCCGAAAACTACTTTCatctattgtttcttttctttcaaaggaaaacaaatattatatctaTACTACCACTAAATTTCTACCtctatatttcaaaaactaaattactTCTTCATATTTgcttaattttaatctatctgcttttcaatctcaaattttGTTCGTAtgtacaaaaactaaaattgaacaatttattataaaagtttaacGACGactaaaagtgatttttaatCCGCATGTGTGATGTGATGGATACCATGGTAGAGTTGGTATattgaaaaaactttgaaagagagtatttttgaaattgatgaaaGGTTTGAAAACAATGAATTAGAAGAAAGTATAGATAGATTGATGGAATGACGCAAGGTGTAGAATGACTTCTCCCTCCGCCCTCCCATTTGATGTTCTGTTCCTGTGAAATTTTCTCAAtggcaattttcttttcctccatttgttaaaatcaattaaattaaataaccattggttaaaatgttttaattaaattgtttagggtttattttatttagaaaacaataacaaaaatttatattaaaatgttgttttataaatttatattatttaaatgacaaaaattagaaaacaattctCATAAACATAATTCAACTTATCATTTGACAGTTAAACACAAATACACACAACATCATATGGATTATGGATTATGTACCAAATAGGTTCTAAGTTTtgcaataaattattttagattggATTCAAAGACGTTAACTATATTGAccactaaataataaaacaaaagattttaatataatgtttatataatgagaagaagaaacagaaaacaacAGCAGAGGTGGTGGAGCAGAGATGGAGACTGTTTTGCATATCTCTTCTCTAACATGAATTGCTCTTTCGGTTGTGTAATTAGGAATTCTAAGTTCACAAATGACATagtatctttttttatatatatgatattaattttttttaaaaaaaattgatcaattaattaattaattaactctttagtaaataatctaaattaatttaccatttatttttaagaaatcgCAAATTGACgtataaatatactaaaatgttACTCTCTATCAGACTccaataaactttttttaagtagtaaaattttgctattttttaaataaattggatcattttgttatatttgaaacatttttaaatttaattgaataaaataattaagaaagtatttttttttcaaaaggaaTTTAACTAGATTTCTCATCCCACggtattattatattaaaaaattattgattattaactTAATAACACTTTCTATGAATAtacaattacattaatttagtataatcttataaaggaaaaaatcaatttttactataaaaaaaagagtattttgtcttatatcaatttttatttaaaactttttatcCATTCAAATTAGACCTAACTTAGATCAGTATTATAATTGTTGATGttcatcaattataattagaaaaagaaaaaaaaagttaggaAAAAACCTCAGTTTCAATACTATCAagatttttacaattttaaatccacaaattaattaatgagtagttttatagtttgattaaCCAAAATTCGTaaattagaacaaaatatGTATTCTTTGAAATCTTCTTAATGTTGTATTAATCGAAAGTATATTAGAATACTCTTTTATTATCAAgtattgaaaataaagttattggAGCATGGAAAATGGTAAcactttttaagtttaattggggttaaaaatgtcatttaacCAACTTAGAGGgtaactattgttttttttattattatcttttataaatgaGAATTTATTTGGTCCATTTTGAAGGGGAGTTGTAATgggtattaaaaaatatgttatatttttgcaaattgagcaataatttttttttaaaatacaaatatagcaaataaattaaggttaatttttgcaactataacaaaataccaaaGTATTTACGACCAtggtaacaaaataaaaaaactcattatattttcataaatttaaggTTTTTCCTTAAAGAATGGAGAcgatttttcacttttttttttcttctttttgtgatttatttatctcctcttcttattattaatttctccaTACGTACTTCTTATTTAGTTTACAATATTATGgttatttatgtaaatgtttactaatttctctatttcctctttcataatttcttcctttttctttatttttcatcttctttttttcttcttagtaaaagatttaaatgatattggtAGAGGATCTAAGCAATCGTGtatcaatatctaaatgatcagTTGTCTATTTCAGATAGACCACCATCAATAAtatatcgtttagatttgatacaagatcgtttagagtGGGaacaaaatcgtttagatttgatacaagTTCATTTAGACTAGGTATAagggtacaagatcatttaaacttggtataaaattattatttcacatGTGTGTGACCAATTAATTATGAGAGAATTGAACTCGGGACCTCTTATCCATGAGTACATATAAGTGCTAGTTGAGCTAAACTCATGTTggcaatttttattatttcaat encodes:
- the LOC101208475 gene encoding paired amphipathic helix protein Sin3-like 3 isoform X4; this translates as MKRSREDVNMESQLQRPVFPSRGESTVQSQMVGGGSLQKLTTNDALEYLKNVKDIFRDKKEKYEDFLEVMKEFKAQRIDTVGVIARVKQLFKGHRDLILGFNTFLPKGYAITCPLEDETPPQKKKPVQFEEAINFVGKIKTRFEGDNHVYKSFLEILNLYRKENKSISEVYREVSALLQDHPDLLREFVHFLPDASATTSNNHVSSMRNSVLRDRNSSIPPIQQKERATTPHTDHDIGVNHPDCDHARVTIKGDKEKCQHSEKEKDRRDNTDSMEQCREIDKKFIEHDSSKDISMQSFSQKRKSSVRVEDTTSVKWHLSGEGMSFIEKVRLKLPNVDVYQEFVKCLDIFDKEIITRSELHSLVRDLLGRYPDLMDAFGEFMILCDRTDGLLADIMSKKSLWNEGSLPRLAKVEEKDRNRDHEREDGFKDRDHGNRERDRLEKSVAFGHNDVGSHKMSLFSSKDKYFGKPINELDLSNCERCTPSYRLLPKNYPIPFASQRTEIGDQVLNDHWVSVTSGSEDYSFKHMRKNQYEESLFRCEDDRFELDMLLESVNVTSKRVEDLLEKINLSDSPVHIEDHLTALNLRCIERLYGDHGLDVMDVLRKNAPLSLPVILTRLKQKQEEWARCRSDFNKVWAEIYFKNYQKSLDHRSFYFKQQDTKSLSTKALLSEIKEINEKKHKEEDVLLTITAENKRPIIPNLEFDYPDQDIHEDLYHLIKYSCRELCSTDQSDKAMKIWTTFLEPMLGIASRPLSSEVSKEIIRENNFAVRGTAIGMVGVSSSHTVGGDESKLRDPPRIEVGGVQPKQSSPCRVWPMNGDSCIEENSFHKANRVDSKVDSLRKLQFNENQDDSNERLVKSNVLVSSVLEQGKGKVTIETASGLRSTPSRTWNGGVDKGLELASSQGGCSSRPLLSNGVMAEGSNAPSFNEKCDGHSKIEREEGELSPTGELEDNFSNYQEGSLDKAKDSAAGRQCFRAHTDKISCRDVTRETHIDADDEGEESARRSSEDSENGSENCDISGTESIDGEDSTREGQEDRGHNDHHSKVESEGEAEGMDDAHSAEGDGTVLPFSERFLLNVKPLAKYIPLALRDDKKNSRIFYGNDSFYVLFRLHRVRHCMSGYDQQRLIHHLVRGSGELQMILALTICIPDL